The genomic stretch TGGAACTTCCTTCGAAGAGTTTAACCGCGTATTAGGCGGTGGAATCGTTTTAGGTTCATTAGTTTTAATTGGTGGTGATCCTGGAATTGGCAAATCTACGATGCTCTTACAGGTTTCATCTCAATTAGCTAAAAAGGATCATAAAGTTTTATATGTTTCAGGGGAAGAATCTCAGAAGCAAATTAAATTAAGAGCAGAACGTCTAGGTGTCGCTACTCAAAACTTATATGTTTTATCAGAAACGGATTTGTCTTATATTGCGAGATATATGGATGAAATGGCACCAGATTTTGTAGTAATCGATTCGATTCAAACAATCTATTTACAAGAAGTAACATCTGCTCCAGGTAGCGTTTCTCAAGTTCGAGAATGTACATCGGAATTAATGAAAATCGCAAAGACAAAAGGTATTCCGATTTTCATTGTAGGTCATGTGACAAAAGAGGGTGCAATTGCTGGCCCACGATTATTGGAACATATGGTAGATGCAGTGTTATATTTTGAAGGTGAAAGACATCATACATATCGCATATTAAGAGCGGTTAAAAATCGTTTTGGATCTACTAATGAGACTGGTATATTTGAGATGAAAGAGCTAGGATTGGTGGAGGTACTAAATCCATCTGAAATATTTCTAGAAGAAAGGCCATTTGGAGTAGCTGGTTCAACAGTTGTAGCCTCGATGGAGGGAACTAGACCGGTACTTGTAGAGTTACAGGCACTAGTTTCACCTACAAGCTTTGGGAATGCAAGACGCATGGCAACAGGTATAGACCATAATAGAGTATCTCTAATAATGGCCGTTTTAGAAAAGAGAATGGGGCTATTGTTGCAAAATCAAGATGCTTATTTAAAAGTTGCCGGAGGTCTGAAGTTAGATGAACCAGCTGTTGATTTAGCAGTCGCAGTAAGTATAGCTTCAAGCTTCCAAGATAAGCCCACAAATCCTACAGATGTAGTAATTGGTGAGATTGGTTTAACTGGAGAAGTACGAAGAGTATCTAGAATTGAGCAAAGAGTACAAGAAGCGGCAAAGCTTGGATTTAAAAGAGCAATAATTCCATCAAAAAATATTGGAGGATGGAGTTTTCCTGAAGGAATGGAAATAATAGGTGTTAATACAGTACATGAGGCACTAAAATACGTGTTAGGAGGGTAGAAATGGAAGATCAAAAACAAAAAGCTAAATCAATGTTGCCAGTTTTACAAATGATCTCTCCGGGTACACCTTTGCGTGATGGCATAGACAATGTACTTCGGGCACAAACTGGCGGATTAATTGTACTTGGCTTTAATGATGAAACAAAGGAAATGGTCGATGGAGGATTTCATATTAATGACCCTTTCTCTCCAGCGAGTTTATATGAATTAGCAAAAATGGATGGAGCACTTATTTTAAATGAAAGTGGGACAAAAATCCTATTAGCTAATGCACAATTAATTCCGGATCAATCGATCTTTACAAAAGAAACTGGTATGCGTCATCGAACAGCAGAGCGTGTTTCAAGGCAGACCGGAAACTTAGTAATCGCTATTTCACAAAGACGTAATGTTATTACACTCTATAAAGGGAACTTGCGGTATACTTTGCGAGACATTGGCGTAATTTTAACAAAAGCAAATCAGGCGATTCAAACCCTTGAGAAATATAAGATTGTATGGAATCAAGGGATAACTTCACTTAGTATTTTAGAGTTCGAAGAGTTAGTTACTTTATTTGAAGTCGTAAATGTTTTACATAGCGTAGAAATGGTACTTCGAATAAAAAATGAAATTAATAACTATGTAATTGAGCTTGGTGATGAAGGAAGGTTAATCGAACTACAGTTAATAGAGATAATTTCGGACCTTGAGGAGGAGGCATTACTTTTAATAAAGGATTATCATTATAATAAGGAACAAGATCCAAAGACAATCTTGTTAAAGCTACAAGAATTAGCCAATGAAGAATTGTTAGAGGACCATGCCATTATTAAATTGCTTGGTTATCCAAATAACACGAATCTTGAGGAAATGGTAGAACCAAGAGGTTACCGAATGTTGATGAAAATATCTAGATTACCGCCATTAGTAATTGAAAATTTAACACAGCGGT from Arthrobacter citreus encodes the following:
- the radA gene encoding DNA repair protein RadA; the encoded protein is MAKKKTKFVCQSCGCESVKWVGKCPACNEWNTMVEFIEQPPSSRRLTFNTNATTEGTRPISIMEVELGNETRIGTSFEEFNRVLGGGIVLGSLVLIGGDPGIGKSTMLLQVSSQLAKKDHKVLYVSGEESQKQIKLRAERLGVATQNLYVLSETDLSYIARYMDEMAPDFVVIDSIQTIYLQEVTSAPGSVSQVRECTSELMKIAKTKGIPIFIVGHVTKEGAIAGPRLLEHMVDAVLYFEGERHHTYRILRAVKNRFGSTNETGIFEMKELGLVEVLNPSEIFLEERPFGVAGSTVVASMEGTRPVLVELQALVSPTSFGNARRMATGIDHNRVSLIMAVLEKRMGLLLQNQDAYLKVAGGLKLDEPAVDLAVAVSIASSFQDKPTNPTDVVIGEIGLTGEVRRVSRIEQRVQEAAKLGFKRAIIPSKNIGGWSFPEGMEIIGVNTVHEALKYVLGG
- the disA gene encoding DNA integrity scanning protein DisA, yielding MEDQKQKAKSMLPVLQMISPGTPLRDGIDNVLRAQTGGLIVLGFNDETKEMVDGGFHINDPFSPASLYELAKMDGALILNESGTKILLANAQLIPDQSIFTKETGMRHRTAERVSRQTGNLVIAISQRRNVITLYKGNLRYTLRDIGVILTKANQAIQTLEKYKIVWNQGITSLSILEFEELVTLFEVVNVLHSVEMVLRIKNEINNYVIELGDEGRLIELQLIEIISDLEEEALLLIKDYHYNKEQDPKTILLKLQELANEELLEDHAIIKLLGYPNNTNLEEMVEPRGYRMLMKISRLPPLVIENLTQRFKHLKGIYKATLAELDDVDGIGEIRAKKIKEGLKRIQEQLYINRHN